In a genomic window of Homo sapiens chromosome 22, GRCh38.p14 Primary Assembly:
- the PHETA2 gene encoding sesquipedalian-2, with protein sequence MKLNERSVAHYALSDSPADHMGFLRTWGGPGTPPTPSGTGRRCWFVLKGNLLFSFESREGRAPLSLVVLEGCTVELAEAPVPEEFAFAICFDAPGVRPHLLAAEGPAAQEAWVKVLSRASFGYMRLVVRELESQLQDARQSLALQRRSSWKSVASRCKPQAPNHRAAGLENGHCLSKDSSPVGLVEEAGSRSAGWGLAEWELQGPASLLLGKGQSPVSPETSCFSTLHDWYGQEIVELRQCWQKRAQGSHSKCEEQDRP encoded by the coding sequence ATGAAGCTGAACGAGAGGAGTGTAGCCCACTATGCACTCAGCGACTCCCCAGCGGACCACATGGGCTTCCTGCGCACCTGGGGGGGCCCAGGGACCCCACCGACCCCCAGTGGCACTGGCCGAAGATGCTGGTTTGTCCTCAAGGGCAACCTGCTATTCTCCTTTGAGAGTCGCGAGGGCCGGGCCCCACTGAGCCTGGTGGTGCTGGAAGGCTGCACAGTGGAACTGGCCGAGGCTCCCGTGCCCGAGGAGTTTGCCTTTGCCATCTGCTTTGATGCCCCTGGAGTGCGCCCACACCTGCTGGCCGCAGAAGGGCCGGCGGCCCAGGAGGCCTGGGTGAAGGTGCTGTCCCGGGCAAGCTTTGGCTACATGCGCCTGGTGGTACGCGAGTTGGAGAGCCAGTTGCAGGACGCACGCCAGAGCCTGGCTTTGCAACGCCGCTCATCCTGGAAGTCTGTTGCCAGCCGCTGTAAGCCCCAGGCTCCTAACCACCGAGCTGCGGGCCTGGAGAATGGCCACTGCCTCTCCAAGGACAGCAGCCCTGTGGGCTTGGTTGAAGAAGCGGGCAGCAGGTCTGCAGGGTGGGGGTTGGCTGAGTGGGAGCTGCAGGGCCCTGCCAGCCTCCTCCTAGGCAAGGGGCAGAGCCCTGTGTCCCCTGAGACCTCCTGCTTCTCTACCCTGCATGACTGGTATGGCCAGGAGATCGTGGAGCTGCGGCAGTGTTGGCAGAAGAGGGCCCAGGGGAGCCACTCAAAATGTGAGGAACAGGATAGGCCCTAA